One segment of Meriones unguiculatus strain TT.TT164.6M chromosome X, Bangor_MerUng_6.1, whole genome shotgun sequence DNA contains the following:
- the LOC132649942 gene encoding PWWP domain-containing DNA repair factor 4-like, which produces MNSAEYVLCGWKGQLWPARVLSRPRTSAHSKKRGAPFLEVQILPMGEKTRVRSTKARPLTKSEIVNLASIAGKESQGNGSPKQTRAYRRALKVALDILGEGGCLQGGRKGGQRTSTRTAPQKVPKEQANSKPRPRFRLRVRLCFQKQNQKGQELSQRSPGKQGQRQGPVLPVGSQKVPSVKGGKAQAHTAVGPPHFEMKQNVLRGLRVRLRHPTPEGNSGGNAWMKKLKTSKPTSLTALASTQSVQAKKEQQVASGSLRCIWSSPKALKQQARFAEINTQATGVQRKTAIPENKEDHGPGTLKPGANWASAACMPPVQRLRRSFRIASRKRKIHVLSPHCRVPEQEPCAHSKVTKTRFKNRGSNIQEAGQADKVASAQQQNTIERGMLVWFKFQDLPFWPAVVKSVSQNDKMARVLLMEANMQFEHKGVCVPLHKLKHLDCGEKISLIRRASRVYSQGISWCLTVIDHYREGLARGAYLGSFMDYYTAQVSYPLRRAVQQGDLHIDFPKVSYVDLEDWEEETALGGKGPLKKLLPDRMRAAWDRANQKLVDFIVKRKGADQHLREIVQGRKPSRWVDNLWKSRGEVVCIETYLEDDDQLHLVARHLQEICKEADEALLSLTRGDKVRFTMEVLLPEAIICSIAALDELSYKEAEEKYLHGPPVHYREKELFEKNLLKAARKRSAASTWAARAPHAPIP; this is translated from the coding sequence ATGAACTCTGCAGAGTATGTGCTGTGTGGCTGGAAGGGTCAGCTGTGGCCTGCAAGGGTATTGTCCAGACCCAGGACATCAGCCCATAGTAAGAAGAGAGGGGCACCTTTCCTGGAGGTGCAAATCTTGCCTATGGGGGAGAAGACAAGAGTGAGGAGCACCAAAGCAAGGCCACTAACCAAGTCTGAAATTGTGAACCTTGCCTCCATTGCAGGGAAGGAGTCACAGGGCAATGGCTCACCAAAGCAGACCAGAGCATACAGAAGAGCCCTCAAGGTGGCTCTCGATatcctgggggagggaggctgtttgCAAGGTGGAAGGAAAGGTGGCCAAAGAACCAGCACAAGAACAGCTCCTCAAAAGGTtccaaaagagcaggccaactccAAACCACGTCCTCGCTTTCGCCTGCGCGTGCGCCTGTGCTtccaaaagcaaaaccagaaaggcCAAGAGCTCTCCCAGAGGAGTCCTGGAAAGCAGGGACAACGCCAGGGTCCTGTGTTGCCAGTGGGCTCACAGAAAGTGCCCTCAGTGAAAGGTGGAAAAGCCCAGGCACACACTGCTGTTGGGCCTCCACACTTTGAGATGAAACAGAATGTCCTAAGAGGCCTCAGAGTACGACTACGTCACCCAACGCCTGAAGGAAATTCTGGTGGTAATGCATGGATGAAAAAGCTGAAGACATCCAAGCCCACATCTTTGACTGCCCTGGCCTCCACGCAGAGTGTCCAGGCAAAGAAAGAGCAGCAGGTTGCCTCTGGGTCACTGAGGTGCATCTGGTCCTCGCCCAAAGCCCTCAAGCAACAAGCACGTTTTGCTGAGATAAACACCCAGGCTACTGGAGTCCAAAGGAAGACTGCCATCCCtgagaacaaggaggaccatggCCCGGGCACCCTGAAACCAGGTGCAAACTGGGCATCGGCAGCTTGCATGCCTCCAGTCCAGAGGCTGCGAAGATCTTTCCGCATTGCTAGCAGGAAAAGGAAGATCCATGTGCTGAGTCCACACTGTAGGGTGCCAGAACAGGAACCTTGTGCTCACTCAAAGGTGACTAAGACCAGGTTCAAGAACCGGGGTTCCAATATTCAAGAAGCAGGCCAAGCTGACAAGGTGGCTTCTGCCCAGCAACAGAATACCATTGAACGAGGAATGTTGGTCTGGTTCAAATTTCAGGACCTTCCTTTCTGGCCAGCAGTGGTAAAGAGTGTCAGCCAAAATGACAAGATGGCGAGGGTGCTGTTGATGGAAGCTAACATGCAGTTTGAGCACAAGGGTGTCTGTGTCCCTCTCCACAAGTTGAAACATCTGGACTGTGGAGAAAAAATATCACTCATAAGAAGAGCCAGCAGAGTGTACAGCCAGGGCATCAGCTGGTGCCTCACAGTGATCGACCACTACAGAGAGGGCCTGGCCCGTGGCGCCTACCTGGGCTCCTTTATGGACTATTATACCGCCCAAGTCAGTTACCCGCTAAGGAGGGCCGTCCAGCAAGGAGACCTGCACATTGATTTCCCTAAGGTGAGCTATGTAGACCTGGAAGATTGGGAAGAGGAGACTGCCCTGGGTGGGAAAGGGCCCCTCAAGAAACTTCTGCCTGACCGTATGAGGGCTGCTTGGGACAGAGCCAACCAGAAGCTTGTGGACTTCATAGTGAAGAGAAAGGGGGCCGACCAGCACCTGCGGGAGATTGTGCAGGGCAGAAAACCGTCCAGGTGGGTGGACAATCTTTGGAAATCAAGGGGGGAAGTCGTCTGTATTGAGACCTACCTGGAGGATGACGACCAGTTGCATCTTGTGGCCAGGCATTTGCAAGAAATATGCAAGGAAGCAGATGAGGCTCTGCTCTCCCTGACTAGAGGAGATAAAGTGCGGTTTACCATGGAGGTTCTTCTTCCAGAAGCAATC